Genomic window (Actinomycetota bacterium):
CAGCGGGGCGAGCTGGCCGAGCAGCTCCAGCGGGCCCTGGACGCCAGGGTGATCATCGAGCAGGCCAAGGGCGCCCTGGTCGCCCGCGACGGCGTCACCCCCGGGGAGGCGTTCGAGCAGATGCGCCGCCGGGCCCGGACCGAGCGCCGCCGCGTGGTCGAGATCGCGCGGGAGATCATGATCACCGCCCGCCGCCCCGAAGTCGGGGGCTGACGGCACAATCTTCCCATGACCACCGACCCGCTGGAGGCCCTGCGGCGGCTCTGCCTCGCCCTCCCCGAGGCGACCGAACGCCTCAGCCACGGCGAGCCGACCTGGTTCGTCCGCGGCAAGACGACCTTCGTCAGCTACGCCGACCACCACCACGACGACCGCCTCGCCTTCTGGTGCGCCGCCCCCCAGGGCACCCAGGAGGCCCTGGTCGCCGCCGACCCCACCCGCTTCTTCCGTCCCCCGTACGTCGGCCAGCGCGGCTGGCTCGGCGTCTACCTCGACGTCCCCGTCGACTGGGACGAGATCGCCGAGCTCGTCACCGACGCCTACCGGACCGTCGCCCCCCGGCGCCTGGTCGCCGAGCTCGACGCCCGCCAGCCCTAGGGCGGCGCCGTCTCCAGCAGGCCCTCGCGGACCAGGCGGCGGACCAGGACCAGGCGGCTGGTGGGGTCGAGGTGCGCGGCCAGGTCGGCGACGGTCAGGCGGTCGCGGGCCGCGATCTCCCGCATGGCCGGGGCCAGGCGGGCGGGCATGCGCAGGCTGCGGTCCCCGAGCCGCACCTCCAGGCGGTCCTGGTGTTGGCGCAGGCGGCAGCTGGCGCCGGGACGCCGCCGGACCACCGTGTCCTGGCCGATCTCCTCCAGGGCCAGGAGCTGCTGCAGCTGCCCGGTCAGGAGCGGCGGCCGGCTGGACCAGAAGCGGTCGGCGGCGGCGGCCGCCACCGCGCCCGGGTCCAGCTTGTCGAGCCGGCGCCGCAGCTCGGCGAGCTGCTCGGCGACGCCGGCGGTGAGCGCGGCCGGGTCGGCCGCGTACCCGGCGGGCAGCGGGGCCGGCGACAGGGCGTCCCGGACCACCGCGGCGACCGCCGGGCCCACCGCGTCCGTCCAGGTCGCCGGGACCACGCCGACGGTCAGGTGGACCG
Coding sequences:
- a CDS encoding MmcQ/YjbR family DNA-binding protein, encoding MTTDPLEALRRLCLALPEATERLSHGEPTWFVRGKTTFVSYADHHHDDRLAFWCAAPQGTQEALVAADPTRFFRPPYVGQRGWLGVYLDVPVDWDEIAELVTDAYRTVAPRRLVAELDARQP